A genomic segment from Thermoanaerobacterium sp. PSU-2 encodes:
- the fliD gene encoding flagellar filament capping protein FliD, with the protein MASYLDTSYMYMMYPYYSDYSYLFNTSNPLTSLSNISSDNISQIAQQALYTDMENQQLPMQSINALVMLNSYANNLNETASQLQLTSPDNVFNQMVATSSDPNSISVSAQPGATASTYSVTVNQLAMAQQNNGTSLSSNSVTSLTPGTYSFTAQVGGQQYNISFNVNQGDTDQTVLDNMAQAINSANIGITAIVNNNPYLGTSQLEINANNTGTNNAFTLTDVSGNAVSYTGANTVTVEATNANYTINGVSGTSQTNTVNVDNNNLTMTFNKTVSNATVTVAPDTQSISDSINNFVNDYNEMLTYVNQNQQYISPLVASELTQSYEYQASNLQAIGITQNPDMTLSIDQNTLNNAIQNNFSTVQAAFAGFDGLAVNVGQFAGQIAESPLTDYANETMSLVNNNMGIYDSTGMLDASLIQTMLMPSGQFINSLI; encoded by the coding sequence ATGGCAAGCTATCTTGATACAAGTTATATGTATATGATGTATCCTTATTACAGCGACTACAGCTATCTTTTTAATACGAGCAATCCATTGACTTCACTATCAAATATTTCTTCTGACAATATATCTCAAATCGCACAGCAAGCATTGTACACAGATATGGAGAACCAACAGTTGCCAATGCAATCGATAAATGCCCTTGTCATGCTGAATAGTTACGCAAATAATTTAAATGAAACGGCGTCACAGTTGCAACTTACATCGCCTGATAATGTTTTTAACCAGATGGTCGCTACATCCAGTGATCCAAATTCCATAAGTGTATCAGCTCAACCAGGTGCAACTGCTTCTACCTATAGTGTTACTGTAAATCAGCTTGCCATGGCACAACAGAACAATGGGACAAGTTTGTCAAGCAATAGTGTTACAAGCCTTACACCTGGAACATACAGCTTTACAGCACAAGTAGGTGGGCAACAATATAATATATCTTTCAATGTCAATCAAGGAGACACTGATCAAACTGTCTTAGATAATATGGCTCAAGCAATTAACTCTGCAAATATAGGGATTACAGCCATTGTAAATAACAATCCATATCTTGGTACAAGTCAGTTAGAAATAAATGCAAATAATACTGGAACAAATAATGCATTCACGTTGACAGATGTCAGCGGCAATGCAGTTTCATATACTGGCGCAAATACAGTAACAGTAGAAGCAACAAACGCAAATTATACTATTAATGGAGTAAGTGGTACATCTCAAACAAACACTGTCAATGTTGACAATAACAACTTAACCATGACATTTAATAAGACTGTAAGCAATGCTACAGTGACAGTGGCGCCTGATACGCAATCCATAAGCGACAGCATAAATAATTTTGTCAATGACTACAACGAGATGTTAACATATGTGAATCAGAACCAGCAATATATCAGCCCTCTTGTTGCTTCAGAGCTTACTCAAAGTTATGAATATCAGGCATCAAATTTACAAGCCATTGGAATTACTCAAAATCCAGACATGACTCTTTCGATAGACCAAAATACTTTAAATAATGCAATACAGAACAATTTTAGCACTGTACAAGCAGCCTTTGCTGGATTTGATGGATTGGCTGTAAATGTAGGTCAATTTGCTGGGCAAATAGCTGAGAGTCCTCTTACAGACTATGCAAATGAAACGATGTCTTTGGTCAATAACAATATGGGAATTTATGATTCAACTGGAATGCTTGATGCGTCATTAATTCAAACAATGCTGATGCCATCTGGTCAATTTATAAATTCATTAATTTAA
- the ytaF gene encoding sporulation membrane protein YtaF gives MHVISSLLFSISANIDNFTVAIAYGIKKIRIGILSNLLIALVSGIGTFLSMSIGFFINRFLPSNISNIAGSLILIMLGLWFILDYYKKRKTDTFDFKNNYEILINSKIEGKDNLKYIDMKESIILALGLTINNLGLGIGASITGLNIYFTTLLTIIFSLLSILLGFTIGNTYLAKAFGSYAPLVSGILIVFLGIYEIFI, from the coding sequence ATGCATGTTATATCAAGTTTATTATTTTCAATATCAGCAAATATTGATAACTTTACTGTGGCCATAGCATATGGGATTAAAAAAATAAGGATCGGAATATTAAGTAATCTTCTAATTGCTTTAGTATCTGGCATTGGTACATTTTTATCGATGTCTATAGGTTTCTTTATAAATAGATTTTTACCATCAAACATATCAAATATTGCTGGCAGTCTTATACTTATTATGTTAGGCTTATGGTTTATTTTAGACTATTATAAGAAACGGAAAACAGATACTTTTGATTTTAAGAATAATTACGAAATCCTGATTAATTCAAAAATAGAAGGAAAGGATAATTTAAAATATATAGATATGAAAGAATCTATTATTCTTGCTTTGGGTTTAACAATAAACAATTTAGGTTTAGGAATTGGAGCAAGCATTACAGGACTTAACATATATTTTACTACATTATTAACAATTATTTTCAGTTTATTATCCATTCTTTTGGGTTTTACCATAGGCAATACTTACTTAGCCAAAGCATTTGGCAGTTATGCACCATTAGTTTCAGGTATTTTAATTGTTTTTTTGGGTATATACGAAATTTTCATTTAA
- the tnpA gene encoding IS200/IS605 family transposase, with protein MQNYRKSSHATYDLKYHIVWITKYRKPVLVGKIAERTRELIRIVCKNNEVEILSGHVSKDYIHILVSVPPHLSVSKLVQYIKGYSSRKLLMENKELKKQFWGQHLWAGGYFAASSGNVTDEVIIEYIQNQDIKENQKNDNFTLGEF; from the coding sequence ATGCAAAATTATAGAAAGTCGTCGCATGCTACATATGACCTAAAATATCATATAGTATGGATAACAAAATATAGAAAACCGGTATTGGTTGGGAAAATAGCAGAAAGAACAAGAGAACTAATAAGAATAGTATGCAAAAATAATGAAGTAGAAATATTATCAGGACATGTGTCAAAAGATTATATACATATACTAGTGTCGGTACCACCACATTTGTCAGTAAGTAAGTTGGTGCAATATATAAAAGGATACAGTTCAAGGAAGCTGTTGATGGAAAATAAGGAGCTTAAAAAACAATTTTGGGGACAACATTTGTGGGCGGGAGGATATTTTGCAGCAAGTAGTGGCAATGTAACAGATGAAGTGATAATAGAGTATATACAAAATCAAGACATAAAAGAAAATCAAAAGAATGATAATTTTACTTTAGGCGAGTTTTAA
- a CDS encoding ROK family protein, translating to MRHRNNLKELKDKNKKRVIKILINNGPLSRTELSQYTRLSMTAISDLVEELLNEKIIKESGIGPSNGGRRPIMLELNSDNGYIATFKIFRDNLACILFDFNLNKRDEKKIEFNYYDLPFLQKIIVNFVNDIEFNLNKENKKIYGLGICLNDDLKELNFRGVLSTSISSDYMTLSQALSYELDIPVVVENEIDLKSMAEYLAFGTNENLAYIDLNDEVRSSVILRDGRVNNDINIGHMIIDRNGPECPEGHKGCLNTLVTVKALIRKIVALERNHINDKEFLSINSVYKFFENDTINKITNDVIDALKVAILNLKNLLNIKLFVFDGKISKMFNVVDSLQKSFNDVIIKQSFVNDEDILKAAAKLTLNKIIY from the coding sequence TTGAGACATAGAAATAATTTAAAAGAATTAAAAGATAAAAATAAAAAAAGAGTTATAAAGATTTTAATAAATAATGGACCTTTATCAAGAACTGAACTTTCTCAATATACTAGGTTGAGCATGACTGCTATTTCGGATTTAGTCGAAGAATTATTAAATGAAAAGATAATAAAGGAATCAGGTATTGGACCATCAAATGGTGGAAGAAGACCAATAATGTTAGAACTGAATTCTGACAATGGATATATTGCCACGTTTAAAATATTCAGGGATAATTTGGCTTGTATATTATTTGACTTTAATCTTAATAAAAGAGACGAAAAAAAGATTGAGTTTAATTATTATGATTTGCCTTTTTTACAAAAGATTATAGTAAATTTTGTTAATGATATTGAATTTAATTTAAACAAAGAAAACAAAAAAATTTATGGATTAGGTATATGTTTAAATGATGATTTAAAAGAACTTAATTTTAGAGGAGTATTATCTACATCTATATCTTCGGATTATATGACATTGTCTCAAGCTTTATCGTATGAATTGGATATACCGGTTGTAGTAGAAAATGAAATTGATTTAAAATCGATGGCTGAATATTTAGCATTTGGAACAAATGAAAATCTTGCTTATATTGATTTGAACGATGAAGTAAGGTCCTCAGTGATACTTAGAGATGGCAGGGTAAATAATGATATTAATATTGGACATATGATAATAGATAGAAATGGTCCTGAATGTCCAGAAGGACATAAAGGATGCTTAAATACTCTTGTAACAGTAAAAGCTTTAATAAGAAAAATTGTTGCATTGGAAAGAAACCATATAAATGATAAGGAATTTTTAAGTATTAACAGTGTTTATAAGTTTTTTGAGAATGATACTATTAATAAAATTACAAATGATGTTATTGATGCTTTAAAAGTTGCAATTTTAAACTTAAAGAATTTGCTGAATATAAAACTGTTTGTATTTGATGGGAAAATCTCGAAAATGTTTAACGTTGTAGACAGTTTACAAAAATCTTTCAATGACGTAATTATTAAACAATCTTTTGTAAATGATGAAGATATATTAAAAGCTGCAGCAAAATTAACTTTAAATAAAATAATTTATTAA
- a CDS encoding DedA family protein, whose protein sequence is MPKNFIFTLLKQYGNPILFLSLAAEYLGMPFVPGETVMAFMGFLELKSSILAIICSILFATAGTFTGSMIAWFIAFKYGEEVVLKFGKPIHITKEKIHKTKISFDKHQKVLIIFSKFVPGIRHIIPYLSGIYMIKVKNYALLNFVGSILWCITFIGLGLLLGEKWQIAVDLIKKYSLALLLLIVILFILIKFLKRLLR, encoded by the coding sequence TTGCCTAAGAATTTTATATTTACGCTCTTAAAGCAATACGGGAATCCAATTCTTTTTTTAAGCCTTGCTGCCGAATATTTAGGAATGCCATTTGTGCCTGGAGAAACAGTAATGGCTTTCATGGGCTTTTTAGAACTAAAAAGTTCTATCTTAGCAATAATTTGCTCAATATTATTCGCAACAGCAGGTACTTTCACAGGGTCTATGATAGCGTGGTTTATAGCGTTCAAATATGGTGAAGAAGTTGTGCTTAAGTTTGGAAAGCCAATTCACATTACAAAAGAAAAAATCCATAAGACAAAAATTTCTTTTGATAAACATCAAAAGGTTTTGATTATTTTCAGTAAATTTGTTCCCGGCATAAGGCACATTATACCTTATTTAAGCGGCATTTACATGATCAAAGTCAAAAACTATGCTTTATTAAATTTTGTTGGATCAATTTTGTGGTGTATTACATTCATAGGCTTAGGTTTATTACTCGGTGAAAAATGGCAAATAGCTGTTGACTTAATAAAAAAATATTCATTAGCATTGCTATTGCTAATTGTAATTTTATTTATATTAATAAAGTTTTTAAAAAGGCTTTTGCGATAA
- a CDS encoding C4-dicarboxylate ABC transporter has translation MQAILILLLFLIIAGLMVSRKLPTLIALPILAIGIALIAGVPLSLVDPKTKVDTGLLAYIIDGGAIKLASAYVAVMFGAWLGQLMNQTGISKAIVKTAAELGGDRPLIMTLLITAAIALLFTTISGLGAVIMVGSIAVPILLSVGVAPIIAISMFLFGMAIGLELNMANWSFYITATGVTLNNIKNFAVILMIYTAIMAIVFAVIEFKRAGIKFAWAQNTVDTEKKVNFLALLTPIIPIVFVLVFKWPIITSFIVGIIYCIITTQKSFKSALNTITKTAYDGIADSAPAVLLMIGIGMLLNSVMHPYVSQALSSVLKNIIPTSPLPYILFFGILAPLALYRGPLNLWGLGSGIAGLIISLKILPPVTVMGALLSTERIQAIGDPTNTQNVWLSNYAGVDVNKLLIKLLPYIWTLAIAGIITASIMFF, from the coding sequence ATGCAGGCAATTTTAATACTGTTATTATTTCTAATAATAGCAGGACTTATGGTTTCAAGGAAGTTGCCGACATTAATAGCTCTTCCGATACTTGCAATTGGAATAGCTTTAATTGCTGGAGTTCCATTGTCATTGGTTGATCCAAAGACGAAAGTTGATACAGGGCTTTTGGCATACATTATAGATGGTGGCGCTATTAAATTAGCATCTGCCTATGTAGCAGTCATGTTTGGTGCATGGTTAGGCCAGTTAATGAATCAAACTGGCATTTCAAAAGCTATTGTAAAAACGGCTGCCGAATTAGGCGGTGACAGACCATTAATTATGACCTTATTGATAACTGCCGCAATAGCATTACTCTTTACGACGATAAGTGGATTAGGTGCTGTAATAATGGTTGGAAGTATCGCTGTGCCAATACTGTTGTCTGTGGGTGTAGCTCCTATAATAGCAATATCAATGTTTTTGTTTGGCATGGCAATAGGGCTTGAACTTAATATGGCTAATTGGTCTTTTTATATAACTGCGACAGGCGTTACACTTAATAATATTAAAAATTTTGCGGTTATCTTGATGATATATACAGCTATTATGGCCATTGTTTTTGCTGTAATTGAATTTAAACGTGCGGGAATAAAATTTGCATGGGCACAAAATACAGTAGATACCGAAAAGAAAGTTAATTTCTTGGCACTATTAACACCAATTATTCCTATAGTATTTGTACTTGTATTTAAATGGCCTATAATTACGTCATTTATAGTAGGCATAATCTATTGCATCATTACTACACAAAAGTCATTTAAATCTGCATTAAATACTATAACAAAAACAGCGTATGATGGGATTGCTGATTCTGCACCAGCAGTATTATTAATGATAGGAATAGGCATGTTGTTAAATTCTGTTATGCATCCTTATGTTTCTCAAGCACTTTCATCAGTATTAAAAAATATTATTCCGACATCCCCATTGCCTTATATATTGTTTTTTGGTATTTTAGCTCCTTTAGCATTATACAGAGGTCCACTAAATTTATGGGGCTTAGGAAGTGGAATAGCTGGTCTGATTATAAGCTTAAAGATACTTCCACCTGTTACTGTTATGGGTGCATTGTTATCTACAGAAAGAATACAAGCAATTGGAGATCCTACGAATACGCAAAATGTTTGGTTAAGCAATTACGCAGGCGTAGATGTAAATAAATTACTTATAAAATTATTACCTTATATTTGGACGTTAGCTATTGCAGGTATTATAACAGCTTCAATAATGTTTTTCTAA